The following proteins are co-located in the Seriola aureovittata isolate HTS-2021-v1 ecotype China chromosome 7, ASM2101889v1, whole genome shotgun sequence genome:
- the myh14 gene encoding myosin-10 isoform X1: MSRPTGGGVNDVTRFLSSGAAPGSPTSNSMFSAASQADWAAKRLVWVPSEKHGFESASIREERGDEVEVELTDSQRKLTLSREEVQRMNPPRFSKVEDMADLTCLNEASVLHNLRERYFSGLIYTYSGLFCVVVNPYKNLPIYTESIVEMYRGKKRHEMPPHIYAISEAAYRSMLQDREDQSILCTGESGAGKTENTKKVIQYLAHVASSHKSGTLGRNKEAVQMDGSRSLTRGSTMVNRSIQYGELERQLLQANPILEAFGNAKTVKNDNSSRFGKFIRINFDVAGYIVGANIETYLLEKSRATRQAKDERTFHIFYQLLCGASEETRADLLLGTADEYRFLSGGSIPVPGQSDSENFTQTMDSMAIMGFTPEELLAMLKLISSVLQFGNISFMKEKNQDQASMPDNTAAQKLCHLLGINVLEFTRAILTPRIKVGREYVQKAQTKEQADFAVEALGKATYERLFRWLVHRINRALDRRQRQGASFIGILDIAGFEIFQLNSFEQLCINYTNEKLQQLFNHTMFILEQEEYQREGIEWNFIDFGLDLQPCIDLIERPAHPPGVLALLDEECWFPRATDRSFVEKLSAEQGSHPKFFKSKQPRGEADFSIIHYAGKVDYKADDWLVKNMDPLNDNVASLLHQSSDHFVSELWKEDIQTLPRVYFFDSYATLQANGSDMDRIVGLDQVSSGENSGPVTFGAAGLKTKKGMFRTVGQLYKESLTKLMATLRNTNPNFLRCIIPNHEKRAGKLSPHLVLDQLRCNGVLEGIRICRQGFPNRIPFQEFRQRYEILTPNAIPRTFMDGKQASELMISALELDHNLFRVGQSKVFFRAGVLAHLEEERDLKITDTIIRFQSSARGYLARKAFMKKQQQLSALRVMQRNCAAYLKLRNWQWWRLFTKVKPLLQVTRQDEEIQVREAELQKAKDKLTRVEQDYTELDRKHAQLVEEKAVLADQLQAEAELFAEAEEMRARLASRKQELEEVLGELESRLEEEEERGAQLTNEKKRMQQNIQDLEEQLEEEESARQRLLLEKVTLETKVKSLETDLLSAVEQRDRLSKEKKQFEERLSEVTDQLTEEEEKTKSLNKLKNKQEAVIADLEERLKREEQGRLEQEKWKRRMESESVEAQEQLSDLGMLSAELRGSLAQKEKEITTLQGRLEEEGARRSEAQRALREAMSQVSELKEEVENERGMRERAEKQRRDLGEELEALRTELEDTLDTTAAQQELRSRREAELSELQRCVEEETRRHEAQLSELRVKHSAAIDSLQEQLDNSKRARQSLEKAKTVLEEERQNLSSELKSLQASRTESERGRKRADSQLQELSARLTQADREREEREERVHKLQCEIESLSSNLSSSDTKSLRLTKEVSSLESQLHDAKELLQDETRQKMALASRVRALEEEKNGLMERLEEEEERAKELTRQIQTHTQQLAEVRKQSEEVNTAVEAGEETRRKLQRELDSAVQRERQKEEEKERVERQRERLREEIEDMTLALQRERQNCTALEKRQKKFDQCLAEEKAVSTRLAEERDRAEADSREKETRYLALSRALQEAQDQREELERANKQLRAEMEQLVNQQDDVGKNVHELERTRRSLETEAQNLRVQTQELEEELSEAENSRLRLEVTLQALKAQFEREISTSEEKGEEKRRALSKQVRELEIQLEEERSQRSQAVSSKKQLDAELQEAEAQVETASRGKEEAVKQLRRLQGQMKEVLRELDETKLTRDEVIVQSKDSEKKIQTLEAEVLQLSEELSVSERQKRQAQQERDEMADEMVNSSSGKTALCEEKRRLEARVSQLEEELEEEQTNSELLAERQRKTGLQVETLTVQLQGERTLAQKAEAAREQLERQNKELKTRLGEMEGAVRGKHRLSVAALEAKIESMEEQLEQERQERAIANKLVRKTEKKLKEVVMQAEDERRHADQYREQLDKSMVRLKQLKRQLEEVEEENSRSNAQKRKLQRELEELTDSSQTMTREITSLRSQLSVPEWRPDKRAPLPLAMRGRRALVDDLSLENSDSEEPPASPTPSSGLPGTPTPSSEHSLDPPPPYSVNNTE, from the exons ATGTCCAGGCCAACGGGGGGCGGTGTCAACGATGTCACCCGCTTCCTGTCATCGGGGGCGGCGCCAGGGTCTCCCACGTCCAACTCCATGTTCTCTGCCGCCAGCCAGGCCGACTGGGCGGCCAAGAGGCTGGTGTGGGTGCCATCAGAGAAGCATGGCTTTGAG TCGGCCAGTATTCGGGAGGAGCGCGGCGACGAGGTGGAGGTTGAGCTTACAGACAGCCAGCGGAAGCTGACTCTGTCCAGGGAGGAGGTGCAGCGGATGAACCCTCCTCGCTTCAGTAAAGTGGAGGACATGGCCGACCTGACCTGCCTCAACGAAGCCTCCGTGCTTCACAACCTTAGAGAGAGATACTTCTCCGGTTTGATCTAT ACATATTCGGGATTGTTCTGCGTGGTGGTGAACCCTTACAAGAACCTGCCCATCTACACAGAGTCCATCGTGGAGATGTACCGGGGCAAAAAACGCCACGAGATGCCACCGCACATCTATGCCATATCAGAGGCTGCCTATCGCAGCATGCTGCAAG aCCGAGAAGATCAGTCAATCCTCTGCAC GGGCGAATCTGGAGCTGGGAAAACGGAGAACACCAAGAAAGTCATCCAGTATTTGGCTCACGTTGCTTCCTCCCATAAGAGTGGCACTCTGGGTAGGAACAAGGAAGCTGTGCAG ATGGATGGCTCTAGGTCCTTAACAAGAGGCAGTACTATGGTGAACAGG AGTATACAATAT GGTGAGCTGGAGAGACAGCTGCTGCAGGCCAACCCCATACTGGAGGCCTTCGGCAACGCAAAGACTGTCAAGAACGACAATTCTTCTAGATTT GGTAAATTCATCCGCATTAATTTTGATGTGGCGGGGTACATCGTTGGTGCCAACATTGAGACCT ACCTCCTTGAAAAGTCTCGGGCCACCCGTCAGGCCAAAGATGAGAGGACGTTCCACATCTTTTACCAGTTGTTGTGTGGAGCttcagaggaaacaagag CGGACCTGCTCTTAGGAACAGCTGATGAATACCGCTTTCTCAGTGGTGGCTCCATCCCTGTTCCTGGTCAGAGCGATTCAGAGAACTTCACCCAGACCATGGACTCTATGGCGATAATGGGCTTCACCCCAGAAGAGTTGCTAG CCATGCTGAAGTTGATCTCATCCGTGCTCCAGTTTGGGAACATTTCTTTCATGAAGGAGAAGAACCAGGACCAGGCCTCCATGCCTGATAACACAGCTGCTCAGAAACTGTGCCATCTGCTGGGCATCAACGTGCTGGAGTTCACTCGGGCCATCCTCACTCCCAGGATCAAAGTGGGTCGAGAGTATGTGCAGAAAGCCCAGACTAAAGAACAG GCTGACTTTGCTGTGGAGGCTTTGGGGAAGGCCACATATGAGCGTCTGTTCAGATGGTTGGTGCACAGGATCAACAGAGCTCTGGAccgcagacagagacagggagccTCCTTCATAGGGATCCTTGATATCGCTGGATTTGAGATCTTCCAG CTCAACTCCTTTGAGCAGCTGTGCATCAACTACACCAACGAGAAGCTGCAGCAACTCTTCAACCACACCATGTTCATcctggagcaggaggagtaCCAGCGGGAGGGCATCGAGTGGAACTTCATTGACTTTGGCCTGGACTTACAGCCCTGCATTGACCTCATTGAGAGACcg GCCCACCCACCTGGTGTTCTGGCCCTGCTGGATGAAGAGTGCTGGTTCCCCCGGGCGACAGACCGCTCATTTGTGGAGAAGCTGTCTGCTGAGCAAGGCAGCCATCCAAAATTCTTCAAATCAAAGCAGCCACGTGGGGAAGCTGACTTCTCAATCATTCACTATGCTGGAAAG GTGGACTATAAGGCAGATGACTGGTTGGTAAAGAACATGGATCCTCTGAACGACAACGTGGCGTCTCTGCTCCACCAGTCATCAGATCATTTTGTCTCAGAGCTCTGGAAGGAGG ATATTCAAACTCTTCCTCGTGTGTACTTCTTTGACTCCTATGCCACACTACAGGCTAATGGCTCCGACA TGGACAGGATCGTGGGTCTGGACCAGGTGTCATCAGGAGAGAACAGCGGGCCCGTCACATTCGGAGCGGCAGGACTGAAGACGAAGAAGGGAATGTTCAGGACCGTTGGTCAGCTTTACAAAGAGTCTCTCACTAAGCTGATGGCCACACTGAGGAACACCAACCCCAACTTCCTCCGCTGCATCATCCCCAACCACGAGAAGAGG gccgGTAAGCTGTCTCCCCATTTGGTTTTGGACCAGCTGAGGTGTAATGGAGTTCTGGAGGGGATCCGTATCTGCAGACAAGGCTTCCCTAACCGCATCCCATTCCAGGAGTTCagacaaag ATATGAGATCCTGACTCCTAATGCTATTCCTCGCACCTTCATGGATGGCAAACAGGCATCAGAACTCATG ATCAGCGCTTTGGAGCTCGATCACAACCTGTTCAGGGTGGGTCAGAGCAAAGTCTTCTTCAGAGCCGGAGTCCTGGCTCACctggaagaagagagagacttGAAGATCACTGACACCATCATTCGCTTCCAGAGCTCAGCCAGAGGCTACCTGGCACGCAA AGCCTTtatgaagaagcagcagcagctgagtgcTCTGAGGGTGATGCAGAGGAACTGTGCTGCTTACCTCAAACTCAGGAACTGGCAGTGGTGGCGGCTGTTCACTAAG GTGAAGCCCCTGCTGCAGGTGACTCGGCAGGATGAGGAGATTCAGGTCAGGGAAGCGGAGCTCCAGAAGGCGAAGGACAAGCTCACCCGAGTGGAGCAGGACTACACCGAGCTGGACAGGAAACACGCTCAG ctggtggaggagaaggCGGTGCTGGCTGACCAGCTGCAGGCAGAGGCGGAGCTGTTTGCGGAGGCGGAGGAGATGAGGGCCAGGCTGGCCAGTCGGAaacaggagctggaggaagtgCTGGGCGAGCTGGAGAGTCgattggaggaggaggaggagaggggcgCGCAGCTGACCAATGAGAAGAAGAGGATGCAGCAGAACATACAG GACCTGGAGGAGCagttagaggaggaggaaagtgcCCGACAGCGCCTCCTGCTGGAGAAGGTTACCTTGGAAACTAAAGTGAAAAGTCTGGAAACGGACCTGCTGAGTGCAGTGGAGCAGAGAGACCGACTCAGCAAG gagaagaaacaaTTTGAGGAGCGTCTGAGTGAGGTGACCGACCAGctcactgaggaagaggagaaaaccaAAAGTCTGAACAAACTCAAGAACAAGCAGGAGGCTGTCATCGCTGATTTAGAGG AGCGCCTGAAGCGTGAGGAGCAGGGTCGCTTGGAGCAAGAgaagtggaagaggaggatggagagcgAGTCGGTGGAGGCCCAGGAGCAGCTGTCAGACCTGGGCATGCTGTCCGCCGAGCTGAGGGGCAGTCTGGCTCAGAAGGAAAAGGAGATCACCACATTACAGGGCCG actggAAGAAGAGGGTGCTCGCCgttctgaagctcagagggCACTAAGGGAGGCCATGTCCCAGGTGTCTGAGTtaaaggaggaagtggagaatGAGCGAGGGATGAGGGAAAGGGCGGAGAAGCAGAGGCGAGACCTGGGGGAGGAGCTGGAGGCTTTGAGAACTGAGCTGGAGGACACTTTGGACACCACAGCTGCCCAGCAGGAACTAAG GTCTCGTCGTGAGGCAGAGTTGAGTGAGCTTCAGCGATGTGTTGAAGAGGAGACTCGACGCCATGAGGCCCAGCTGTCAGAGCTCAGAGTCAAACACAGCGCTGCCATAGACAGCCTCCAGGAGCAGCTCGACAACAGCAAGAGG GCACGTCAGTCCCTGGAGAAGGCCAAGACGgttctggaggaggagaggcagaatCTGTCCTCCGAGCTCAAGAGTCTCCAAGCGAGCCGCACGGAGAGCGAGAGAGGTCGTAAGAGGGCCGACAGTCAGCTGCAGGAGCTCAGCGCCCGCCTGACTcaggctgacagagagagggaggagagggaggagcgaGTGCATAAGCTACAG tgtGAGATTGAGTCTCTCTCCAGTAATTTGTCCTCCTCTGACACCAAATCCCTCCGGCTCACGAAAGAGGTCAGCAGCCTGGAGAGCCAGCTGCATGATGCAAAg gaATTGCTGCAGGATGAAACTCGTCAGAAGATGGCTCTGGCCTCGAGGGTGCGAgcgctggaggaggagaagaacgGACTGATGGAGAGActcgaggaggaggaggaaagagccAAAGAGTTGACCCGGCAGATCCAGACTCACACTCAGCAG TTGGCAGAGGTTCGTAAGCAGTCGGAGGAGGTGAACACCGCGGTGGAAGCCGGAGAGGAGACACGCAGGAAACTTCAGCGAGAACTGGACAGCGCCGTTCAAAGAGAGCgccagaaggaggaggaaaaggagagagtggagaggcagagggaacGTCTGAGGGAGGAGATAGAGGACATGACGCTGgccctgcagagagaaaggcaAAACTGCACAGCCCTggagaagaggcagaagaagtTCGACCAG TGTCTGGCAGAGGAAAAGGCGGTGAGCACTCGGCTggcagaggagagggacagagcaGAAGCAGATAGCCGAGAGAAGGAGACAAGATATCTGGCACTTTCCCGAGCCCTGCAG gAGGCCCAGGACCAGAGGGAAGAGCTAGAGAGGGCGAACAAGCAGCTCCGTGCGGAAATGGAACAGCTTGTAAACCAGCAGGATGATGTCGGGAAGAAC GTTCACGAGCTGGAGCGGACCCGGAGGAGCTTAGAAACAGAAGCCCAGAACCTGCGAGTTCAGactcaggagctggaggaggagctgtcgGAGGCGGAGAACTCGAGGCTGAGGCTGGAGGTCACCTTGCAGGCGCTCAAGGCTCAGTTTGAGAGGGAGATCAGCACCAGcgaggagaagggagaggagaagaggagggcgCTCAGCAAACAG GTGAGGGAGCTGGAGATCcaactggaggaggagaggagtcagCGGTCTCAGGCTGTGTCCTCCAAGAAGCAGCTGgatgcagagctgcaggaagcCGAGGCCCAGGTGGAGACAGCCAGCCGTGGCAAAGAGGAGGCTGTGAAGCAGCTACGGAGGCTGCAG GGTCAGATGAAAGAAGTTCTTCGCGAGCTGGATGAGACCAAGTTGACTCGGGACGAGGTGATCGTCCAGTCGAAAGACAGcgagaaaaaaatccaaaccttGGAGGCAGAAGTCCTGCAACTCTCTGAG GAGCTGTCTGtatcagagagacagaagagacaggcTCAGCAGGAAAGAGACGAGATGGCGGACGAGATGGTCAACAGCAGTTCTGGAAA aACTGCGCTATGTGAGGAGAAGCGGAGGTTAGAGGCTCGGGTGAGTCAGCTggaagaggagctggaggaggagcagaccAACTCTGAACTgctggcagagagacagaggaagacaggtCTACAG GTGGAGACTCTGACCGTgcagctgcagggagagaggaCACTGGCCCAGAAGGCAGAGGCGGCTCGGGAGCAGCTGGAGAGGCAGAACAAGGAGCTGAAGACCCGGCTGGGGGAGATGGAAGGCGCCGTGAGGGGCAAACACAGGCTCAGCGTCGCCGCCCTCGAGGCCAAGATAGAGTCaatggaggagcagctggaacaggagagaca GGAACGAGCCATTGCCAACAAACTGGTgcgaaagacagagaagaaactgAAGGAGGTGGTGATGCAggcagaggatgagaggagacaTGCAGACCAGTACAGAGAACAG CTGGATAAATCGATGGTCCGACTGAAGCAACTGAagaggcagctggaggaggtggaggaggagaactcTCGCTCCAATGCCcagaagaggaagctgcagagagagctggaggagctcaCCGACAGCAGTCAGACTATGACACGAGAGATCACCTCCCTCCGCAGCCAGCTCAg CGTCCCTGAATGGAGACCAGATAA GCGTGCTCCATTGCCCCTGGCAATGCGTGGACGCAGAGCGTTGGTCGATGACCTCTCGTTGGAGAACTCTGACTCTGAGGAGCCCCCAGCCTCTCCGACTCCCTCCTCTGGACTACCGGGGACTCCGACTCCCTCCTCTGAACACAGTCTGGACCCTCCACCTCCCTACAGCGTCAACAATACAGAGTGA